CTCTGTCAGTTACTGGATAGAAGAAGCAGGCACGCTTATCGTCGCCTTTATTCTCTTTGCTATAGCGGCGGCTCTACTTTTAACGGGGCTTGTCTTCCTGATTGTCTCCATTGAAATGCGTCAGTATCAGGTTCCTATCAGAAAGCTTCTCAAACTGACGGCTGATGCAGCAAGGGGCGGTATTTCCAAAATCAATGTGGATACAAGCAGTACAGAACTGGCACAGCTGGTTGAGAATTTTAACTCTCTGGTTGACCGCTATACGACCCTGACAGAATCGGACAACAAAAAGTACAGCAGGATCAATACTCTGCTCTCCAATCTGAAAACAGGTATTCTCATGCTGGATAAAGACAATGCTGTTACTCTTGTGAATCCCCGGGCTGAAGATATGTTGAACCTGAATAAATTGAGTCTGTTCAATGTCCGGAATACCAGTGATTCTCATAATGATAATTTTGAAAAAATTCTTAAAATATCAGACTCGGTTAATCAAAAAAAGGAATCATCCCACATCATATTGACAACTCCCGGCGCCCGCATTCTGGATGTGAGTGTGGAAGCTGTCTATAACAAATACAAACCTTATGAACACAGCGGGGCCCTTGTTATTCTCCGGGATGTGACAGAGATGAGGCGGCTGGAACAGTTGAAGGATGATTTTGTAGCGAATGTCTCCCATGAGCTGAGAACTCCCCTTACTTTGATTAATGGATTTGTTGAAACTCTCAAATCATGGAAGATCCTGAGCGACGATGACCGTCAGACCGCATTGAATATTATAGAGGTGGAGACGGAACGGTTAAAAAAGCTGATCAACGAACTCCTGCTTTTATCCAGGATAGAAGGGGATATGACCGAAGCCACAAGGAGTTTCATCGATGCTCCCGGTATCATCAGAGATGTTGTCAAAGCCCTGGAGCCCTTGAGAATAGAAAAAGATATCTCCCTGGAACTGGATCTCCAGGAAACCGAGGCTTCCTACAGCGGTGTAATCAGCTGGTATCGGCAAATCGTATTCAACCTCTACCATAATGCCCTCAAATACAGTCCGGAAGCAGGTCATATTCATATGTCTCTGAAAGAAGAAAAGGGTTTTCTGGTCCTGACTGTTTCTGATGACGGAGTCGGAATACCAGTAGAGGAGCAGGAAAAAATTTTTGACCGGTTCTATAGAGTTGAGAAGTATC
The sequence above is a segment of the Oceanispirochaeta sp. genome. Coding sequences within it:
- a CDS encoding ATP-binding protein; this translates as SVSYWIEEAGTLIVAFILFAIAAALLLTGLVFLIVSIEMRQYQVPIRKLLKLTADAARGGISKINVDTSSTELAQLVENFNSLVDRYTTLTESDNKKYSRINTLLSNLKTGILMLDKDNAVTLVNPRAEDMLNLNKLSLFNVRNTSDSHNDNFEKILKISDSVNQKKESSHIILTTPGARILDVSVEAVYNKYKPYEHSGALVILRDVTEMRRLEQLKDDFVANVSHELRTPLTLINGFVETLKSWKILSDDDRQTALNIIEVETERLKKLINELLLLSRIEGDMTEATRSFIDAPGIIRDVVKALEPLRIEKDISLELDLQETEASYSGVISWYRQIVFNLYHNALKYSPEAGHIHMSLKEEKGFLVLTVSDDGVGIPVEEQEKIFDRFYRVEKYQNRKISGSGLGLTITKHMVVEFGGTIDLHSEEGRGSSFNVRIPSDQLQSNRSPE